In Setaria italica strain Yugu1 chromosome I, Setaria_italica_v2.0, whole genome shotgun sequence, the genomic window ATTTTTTCAGAAGGGAGCAAAACAGTTACAAACTAAAACCACATTACAAGGGAGGTTCAACATAGTACTTTGGGTAAATTCAGAAGTACTGGTTCAGGGTAAAACTAAGATATCCCATTTTGCCATGCGTATCTTTATTACTGTCCATATAAAGTGTACAGAAGAGAACTGAGTCAACTGACAAATAAAAACAACTGAGCACAGCAAAACAAAAATAATGGTAACGATCTATAATAGTACCTGCTGCCAGCACTTGACCATCTCACATGCTAACCTCCTTTTCACTGCCAGGGTAGCCTTTGGACTGTCAATTGCCAACCCAAGTTGGACATCAATTGCCTGGCAACAGGACATTTTATGATGCAGACATAATTGGTTAGCATGCATTTTCAGATGGCAAAACAGGTAAAAGGAACCACAAAACTAACATCTATGCAAGATTTGCATGGTGTGAATGAATGGCAGGATGAACTATGAGGTGGACACTTGAACTGATCTTCACATGAATCGTGTGATATCAAGCTATTGTCAAGAAAGGTGAACCACAGAGAAAAGGAAGGCAAAGAGACAAAGAGAGGGAACACATACTTGACCAAGAGCTTGCATGCAAATCGCTTTCAGGACTCCTTCAGATAAGTCTACAGGAAGACCTTTCCTACACGAAATGGCAGTCAAGAACAATAACTCCTGCACTAACTACAAAATGGTAAGCCTTCTGCAAGTGGGAAGGCAACTCTGCCCACCTATTTTCTGGGGATATCCTAGGAAGAACATGTTGGATAGCACACTCCAAGAATCCAGATGCCTTGAGAAATATTTCAACAGAAGCTCGTTTGTTATCTGAAAAGTGGATGGAAATGCAGAGTGTAGTTGCATGATGCAATTGACAAGACTAGAGTCGCTGAGAATTATAAGTGCACCTCTATAGAATTAAAAAATGATCAAAATATATTTCTGCAACGGTGAGGAATGGATTTTATATTGCAGACCTTCAGATACTTTAGCATGGTATCCCTCAAGTGATGTCTTTGGAAGAAGCAGGGAATTTGCTTGAGATAAGCGCAACATAGCCATCATGTGCAAAACTGACAACACCTCATACCAAGAACTGGGCAATGCCGTCTCCTACAAGCAGAAGGCAGCTAATCAGTACTCTCCGATGATACAAATGCAAAACACACACTGACAGGTGCAAGCTAATCAAACCTCCGCATCATCCTCTTGGTTCATCCATGAAAACTGTATCTTATCTTCCAAGTTGCTCCCTGTTAAGCATTGAGTCAAAGTGAAGGCAGAAAAACATGACACAGATCTGTTTGATCGATTCAGAGACAGATGGAAGAGCAACAAAATACAAGATTTACCCTCTTTTACCAGTCCTAGAAGAACTGGCAAGTACTCTTCCAAAGCCTGCAGAAGATCAGCTGACGTAGATCCTCCTGCAGGCATCATATTCAGAGAGTTAACTATTCCTCCTCCTTTGGCTCACTCGCATTAGTATCAAGCCATCATCCAAACCATTGACGAACCATGCTGTGTGAAGGTGCGCTTCCTGGGCCTAGTCACCGACAGGGCCTCATGAGCAGCCATGACCACTATTCGGCTCCTCAACGCAGACAAACGTTCAGTCAGCCGCCTTGGAAGGCCATCACTTAGCGGCTGAGATAGCTCCAAACTCTCAGGAACTCGCAATCCAGGTATAAACACAGCCACCTCACCTATGTTCCCAGGTCTTCTTCTGATCGCACCAGCATCATTTGGCTTAGAATTGAAGCACCCCATCTCCTGCAAGTTTGCAGAATTTCTTGAAGGATTTTTGCAAAGAAACAGCATACGGTCGAACATCACGTCATGGAGCAGAACATGAATAATTGGTCGGCTGAAAAAATGAATGAttgtttttttataaataaaaactaGAGAAGGTAACACTTGTACATGCATTTAGGTTCAAGCATTGATTAGGCAATTAAAAAAGATTAGTGTTCCTTTCAgtaggaaaaaataaaatgaaaggCTACCAGTTATTGAAATCTTAGCACAACACCCAGATAACACGTAGCAcaacaaaaccaaaaaaaaaaaatctgaaggAAGATCAAATCAAAGTGTCAGACAAGAGTGGAGAAGCAAACATAACAAAAGGCATAGCACTAACAAGATAGGTTCAAGCATTGATTAGGCAATTAAAAAAGATTAGTGTTCCTTTCAGgaggaaaaaataaaatgaaaggCTACCAGTTATTGAAATCTTAGCACAACACCCAGATAACACATAGCACgacaaaaccaaaaaaaaaatctgaaggAAGATCAAATCAAAGTGTCAGACAAGAGTAGAGAAGCAAACATAACAAAAGGCATAGCACTAACAAGAAATGACTGCAACAACAAATCCAATGATGGGCGATACTGTAGCAGGGCATACAAGGTGGCACCTCTTGCAGAATCCACTTCAGCAGATAAGCGAGATCAGCTGTGCGAAGGGAATGGGGGgaggtaaaaagaaaagaaactgaaGATGCAAACAAGGCGCAGTGATTTAGTCAAATAAATGCCAACCAACAGAGGGAACCAATTAATTCTCTCACGAGCATCACATCCACATCAAACAACCAAAGTGGCTGAGAGCTCACATGCCTGGAGGAGACACGTCGACAATCTCACAACTAGATTTTTCACTTTATTCCCCACCTCCGTCGCATGACTGAAAACTTGTAGGCTAATCCTGAAGAAATTAACAATTTGAACTGTAACTTTGTCTGGATAAGTTACCTCTACGCCTTCAGTTAGAGCAGTTTGGTTCTAGGCCACATCGCCAATTCTGCAATCGATGGAATCACCGGTAACTCCACAAcaaaattaaattaattaataTCTGAAAATGTAAAATAATCTGAATtttagaaaacaaaataaagggGAAGAACGACGCCTTTCACTGTGAAGTAAACCGAAGTTTAGAGTGTCCTGACAGGCAAAATGAAAACTGAAACCACAAGCGTACTCGTCAGTTGAATCATCATAAGACACCAGAACCAGAAGTACTAATTTGAACAGCGCCAAGGCATCCTCTTTTACCTCTAACCATTCGAATTCCCACCAAGTTACTCAGCAGAAAGGCAAACCACGAGAAGGTCGGCATTAAGATCCCAAATTCAACGCTCGGTCACTTTAATCAGAATTTTAACAAACCAAACTAATCGAGAATTTGAACCGCGGACCAGAAGAAACTACTAACAAGGTTATTACTGTATTCGTTTCAATGAATCTGAGACCATTCCGCCTCCATGGCACTTGGCAGAACCATTATTTTTTCTCATTGAGAAAGGGCTTGAAATGATTAACGACAGCCCACTAAACAAATCGAGTGGGAGCAGCGCAAGGCACAAAGGATGGATTCGGGATAAAATCATCTCTATCCTAGGGACGATATCATAAGATTTTGGCGTTGCGGGAGCGAGAGAGGTCGCTTACCTGCAGTAGAATGGAATCCGATCCACCGCGAAACCCTAGACGATGTCCTCTCGTGATCTCGTCTCCTCTACAACAAAGGCAACAACTGATGCTGCAGTTGTCTTCTGTTTCCTTGCAGGTTCTTTAATGTGGAGAGAATAATCTAATGCTGCAGTTGCAGTGTAATAAATGCTagctagtatatatatagtagtttcTGCAAAATCTTGCAAGTTACTACTAGGTAGTCGTCACCAAGCATAATGCAGCAATAATGTGTGATCCACAATGCAAGAACACTGCCGATACCAGCATGGGCATCAGGATAAGATGATGGATTGGAGACGCTTCAAGCTTAGTTTGTTTTGACAGGCAGAGAGACAGGCCGAGCTTGTCCATCTCTAGCTCTGTGTGTTTGCGAGTAGGATGTATGAAACTTGCATTGCCAGGGAAACATTGGATATGATTGCCAAAATCAGCAGCCAGTAATAATCAGATTGCATTATTGTGGAATGCATTTGTTGGGAAACTAATTAACCATCCAATGGGGCAGCAACAGGTGTCTGACTTCTCGTTGAATCCTAAGTGTTTATTTTAAGAAGCATAAGCCCATCATCGATCGATGTATCCATGTTAAAAACAAGTATATATTCTCAAGACTGGCGACTGAATTAATAGTATACTAGGTTATCTGTTGAAGATGATCGACTGCTGCTACTATTGTTTTCATTGGTGCATCTTACTAATCAATTATATCGCCGAGCTCCTACCATACGTACGCGACCGATGATGATGCTATAGAAACGACAGGACAAACCATTCTGAGAGAAGAAAAGCATATTTTTATTTAGGGTACTTTGGGCCTCCATGTTGTTTAGCAAGCAGGCCGTGGCCCGTGGACGTGTTTGCTTTGCGGCCTGCAcccaatttttcttttcttttgggtttGTCCACAGATGAGATGCTTCCCATCCCGATCTAAGGTTGGTTGGTGCATATAAGACGACTGGCTGGCTTTGTAGAAGTTTGAACCAAATTCGAGAACATATAAAAAGTataaaacacacacacacacacacacacacacacacacagagagagagtaTTGCAGGCAAGAAAACTGAATCGATCCAATCGAATCGCATCGGTGAACCCCCAAATCCAAAAGATGAGCTCCTCACCCTCTCCACTCACTGAAAAATGGCAACTAGCTCGCTAGTTGACAAGTATCCAACTTGGCCacaaccacctcctcctccatcgatCGATCACTCCACTGCCCGATCGATCTCTTCACACCCGCCAACCATCGCCATGCCACCGATGCCGCGGTCCCTTGACGaggccctggcggcggcgcgccccttCCTGCGCGGCGAGGAGGCTCAGGTGGACCCGGCGCTGCcggagctcgccgccgtcctgcgcgccgcgggcgccggcgagtgCTGGCACAAGCACGGCACCTTCCTGGCCCACCTCCTCGACGTCTACCGGATCCTCCGCCTGTGGCGAGCCCCCGACGCCGTCGCGCGCTGCGGCCTCTACCACTCCGCCTACTCCAACTCCTACGTCAACCTCGCCATCTTCCAGCCCAACACCGGCCGCGCCCACGTCGCCGCTGTCGTCGGGGCACCCGCCGAGCGCCTCGTCCACCTCTTCTGCGTCGTCCCGCgccagcagctcatccacgacGACCTCCTCTTCCACTACACCGACGACGACCTCGTCGCCGACCTCGACCGATCGGAGGCCTCGCTCCATGACGCGCGCCGAGGGGTGTTCCACGACGACGAGCCCTGGCGCCGAAAGATccagcgcctcctcccgccCGCCGGAATCACCGTCAAGCACATCAGGTACCGTCAATGGCGTATATTCCAATTTCAATTCAACCTGACTATTTGCTTCTTTGTGATGCAGGACAGGGGAGGATGTTGCACTGTCCAGGCGCAtcgccgcctccttcctcctcatGACCATGGCCGATTTCAGTGACCAGCTCTTCGACTGGCAGGACCGCCTATTCGACAACGCCAACGGCCTCCTTGAGTTCCGTGGCAACACCTGGACCTCCCTCTGGCCTGGCACCGGCAAGCCCGGCCTCTGGGTCACCTCCAACTCCCGCATGGGCGCACTCTACACCCTCATCCTCCGCGAGGAGGAGATATACATTGCTCACCGAGCACATGCCGCCGCAGGCCAAGAAGACGGAGGCCATGGCTCCAACGACCGTGACGAGGACATCGACCTGGTGGTCCCCCCGGTGTTCGATGGCTGCACCAAAGTGCTCAGAGCTGAAGACCAGAAGGTGGCACGAGACCTCTACTGGGAGGCAGTATGCAGTGGCGATGAGGCTTCAGATGACTGGCGCAAAGTGGAGCAGCTCCTCCAGCAGAGCATTGCCAAGAACCCATTTGTAGGAGAACCACACCTGGTGCTTGCACAGGTATACCTTAACATGGAGAGGTACGGTGATGCGCAGGTACAGGCAGAGGAAGGCCTCAGGCTGTTGCTGGAGTGGGGCAGCAGCTGGGACAAGAGAATGACATGGGAGGGCTGGGTGTCCTGGGGCAGGGCGATGCTCACCAAGTCCAGGGAGAAGGATTGGCCTCACACCTCATTCGGCATCATCAACCTAGGGCTTGTCAAGTGATCACGAGTGCCACTGCTATTCCCCCCAAATAGCTGGTTGTATGTCTCGCCGGATGCATGGATATGTCACATATGTAGGCTGAACCTGCTGATGCTGATCTATGCCCTCAACATGTAATCTTCTCAGCATATGTGTAACACCAACTGTATGATGAAATAATAAACCTGCGGTCAGTCAAAATGAACGGTGCTAGAAGTACAAAGCTAGTCTATTCATAGGTTTATCTTACATAATTTAGTCCATCGAGTACTTGGTATATACAGATACTAATGTGCCAAATAAATCGTACAAGTACAGGTACAAATATGTAGTTTACAAGTTCCAAGGATCCAAATAGATGGTACCTACTATGTTACGGTTGGTTGC contains:
- the LOC101778984 gene encoding uncharacterized protein LOC101778984 gives rise to the protein MGCFNSKPNDAGAIRRRPGNIGEVAVFIPGLRVPESLELSQPLSDGLPRRLTERLSALRSRIVVMAAHEALSVTRPRKRTFTQHGGSTSADLLQALEEYLPVLLGLVKEGSNLEDKIQFSWMNQEDDAEETALPSSWYEVLSVLHMMAMLRLSQANSLLLPKTSLEGYHAKVSEDNKRASVEIFLKASGFLECAIQHVLPRISPENRKGLPVDLSEGVLKAICMQALGQAIDVQLGLAIDSPKATLAVKRRLACEMVKCWQQAHESMADLPLIDSWGEKHRLFVKWKYIEAKAAAYYYHGLILDEGNTEKSHRMAVAALQSAEELLKESKDVAEAFHAAPPVSRSPPVCGSMKYLHDKIQKDSSCKVRINKDLYSNDSIHEAVPALPDFAVALKPEEYRLPAVTVDAANG
- the LOC101782601 gene encoding uncharacterized protein LOC101782601 produces the protein MATSSLVDKYPTWPQPPPPPSIDHSTARSISSHPPTIAMPPMPRSLDEALAAARPFLRGEEAQVDPALPELAAVLRAAGAGECWHKHGTFLAHLLDVYRILRLWRAPDAVARCGLYHSAYSNSYVNLAIFQPNTGRAHVAAVVGAPAERLVHLFCVVPRQQLIHDDLLFHYTDDDLVADLDRSEASLHDARRGVFHDDEPWRRKIQRLLPPAGITVKHIRTGEDVALSRRIAASFLLMTMADFSDQLFDWQDRLFDNANGLLEFRGNTWTSLWPGTGKPGLWVTSNSRMGALYTLILREEEIYIAHRAHAAAGQEDGGHGSNDRDEDIDLVVPPVFDGCTKVLRAEDQKVARDLYWEAVCSGDEASDDWRKVEQLLQQSIAKNPFVGEPHLVLAQVYLNMERYGDAQVQAEEGLRLLLEWGSSWDKRMTWEGWVSWGRAMLTKSREKDWPHTSFGIINLGLVK